The Streptomyces sp. DG1A-41 genomic sequence GGACGGGCGCCCGCCACCACCAGCAGCGGCAGGCGTTCCAGGTCGCGCAGATCGGCCCCGGGGATCCACTCCTCGCGCAGACAGGCGCGTGGCGCGACCCAGACGGCGGCCACGCCCCGCTCGGCCAGTTGGCGCTTCAGCTCCCGCCCGGCCGCCGGGTCCCAGCCGAGCGCCTCGGCGACCACGGCGTTGCGGTCGGGGCCGCCGACGGCGATCCGGAGGTCCGGGAGGTTGGAGTCGACCTCCAGGTCGCCGTAGCGCGGGCCGCCCGCGATCGTCGAGGTCGCCGTGACCCCGGCGCGGACCAGGGCCGCCGCGAGCGGGGTGCCCAGGTCGCCCGCGATGTCCCAGTCGGGGTAGACGAGTTCGGCGACGCCGATCGAGCGGTGTCCGAGGAGCACGCCGGAGTCGTCGTGGACGGCGACGCGGGCGGTGGAGCCGAGGCCGAACCAGGTGTTGGCGGGGTTGTCCAGCGTCCAGGGGAACCGTTCGCTGTCCACCTCCACGAATCCGAACCCGCGCCCGATCACCGCGTCCGCCACCTCGTGCACCGGCAGCCCGCCCCGTACGTCGGAGGGCCAGCGCACCCGGATCAGCCGGTCGGCGCCGTCGTACCCGTCGACGGTCGTGGTGACGTCGAGCCGGTCGACGCCCTGCCACAGGGTGAGCCGCTGGGTGCAGCGGAAGAGGCCGAGGTCGGCGGTGACGGTGATACGGGAACCGGCGGGGGAGTGCTCGACGCGCACCTCGGCGGTCACGTCCCGGCCGCGGGCCGCGGTCGTGCCGGTCGGGGTGAGGTGCCAGGGGCCCTCGCCGAAGCGCGGATGCCTCGGGTACTCCTCCTGGACGACGATCTCGTTGCCGATGTCACCGGGGCGCAGCAGCTCCCGGCCGCTCTCGGTCAGCGCGCGCAGACTGCTGACGCCACCGCCGCGTGCCGGGTCGACCGTCACCTCGTAGAACTCGTTGCGGATGGTGAGGCCCTCGCCGGGCTCCCAGCCGGCCACGGATCCCTCGGCGAGCGGGAGCGCCGTGAGGCCCATGCCGGGCACCTCCGGGACGACGACATGGAGCCGGCCGTCCTCGCGGACCGCGGGGAGCCCCGGGGGTACGAGACCCGGGTCGTCGACCGTCAGTACGTCCTGCCGCGTCCAGGTCGCGGAGTTGAACACGACGAGGTCGGGCCCGTCGCCCGGGGTGACCTGGTCGGCCAGGGCCTGGGTCGCGTCGGCGTGCACGCTCCGGGCGACGTCGTGCAGCTCCCGCCAGCCCGTCATCAGGTCGATGTAGACCTGGTCCGACTCCGAGCCGGTGATGGCGTCGTGGTGGGCGCCGTAGACGAGTTGCCGCCAGGCCTTGTCGAGGGCAGCGTCCGGGTAGGGGTGGCCGGCGACGAGGGAGGCGAGCGTCGCCCAGGCCTCGGCGTCGGCGAGGAGGGTCTCGCCGTACCGCTGGGCCTGCTTGGTGTCGATGTAGGAGACGTCCTTGCCGGTGTAGATCGGGTTCATGTCGCGGGTCTGCGGGGACGCCCTGCGGCCCTCCGCCTCCAGTTCCGCGCGGACGGCGGCGAAGAAGTCCCGGGGGATCGCGCTGATGAAGCGGGGCCAGACGTACCGTGCGTTCCAGTCGCGGTGGATGTCCATGACCCAGCGGCACGGCGGCGCGTAGTCCCCGCCCACCGGGAGCAGCACGTTGCGGGTGAGGGCGACCTGCTTGAGCCGCTGGAAGAGCTGGTACGCGGCGGCCTCCGCCTCGGGCAGGGCGGGCGCGTTGTCGATGGCCCAGCCGGCGCCGTAGTGGTTGACCATGTACGCGGTGAGCAGCCCGCGTCCCGAGGGGGCGATCCAGTCGAACTCGGCCGGGAACTGCATCCGGCCCGGGTCCCTCGGCTGCTCGCCGAACACCGACAGCGTCGGTCCCCACTGGTGGAACGGCCCGCGCGCCCACGAACTGGAGCCGACCCCCGCGTCCGCCATCAGCCCCGGGAACTGCGGGTCGTGCCCGAAGGCGTCCAGCTGCCAGGCCGTCTCCGGCGAGGCGCCGATGATGCCGCGCTGGAAGCCGTCGCCGTACAGGGCGTTGCGGATCGTCGCCTCGGCGCCGGTGAGGTTGGTGTTGGGCTCGTTGTAGGTGCCGCCCATGATCTCGACGCGGCCGGTGCGGATCAGCTGCCGCAGGAAGGCGCGCTCCTCCGGGAAGGCGTCCCAGTAGGGCTTGAGGTAGTCGACCTCCGCGAGCACGAAGGTGTACGCCGGGTCGCGGCGGGCCAGGTCGCAGTGGGCGCGGACCAGGCTCATGCCGGACTGGCCGCGCGAGTCGAAGGTGCGGGCGGGCAGTCCGCTGGTCGCCGGGTCGTCGGCGACGTCCCAGGTCTCGGTGTAGGCGCCCTGGGTGTTCCACCAGACGGGGTCGTAGTGGAAGTGGCTGACCATGAACATGGTCCAGCCGGGCTCGGCCGCCGTGAACTCGCCGGTGCGGGTGGTGATCTGGCCGCCGTCAGCGGCGGTGACCGTGATCTCACGCCGGTCGCCTGGCACCAGGTCCTCACCGGTGACGGGGACCTCGGCGCGTACGGTGCCGTCCTCGCCGACGGTGGCCTCCGTGATGCCGGTGAGGCCCGGACCCTCGACGGTGAGCCGTACGGTCCGGCCCGGAGTGTGGCTCAGCTCGACGGCCACCACCTGGCGCGGCTGCTCGGTGGTCCCGGTGAAGAGCTCGGTCGACTCGACAGAGGTGAGGCGCATGGGGCTCCTACGAGTGCTCTGGGGGAGCCCCATCCTGCACGGCAGGAGTGATTCAAACAACCACCTTCACGTCAACTTGGTGGTTCATCCATGCACACTCGGCCGTCTCACCTGGCCCGCCGGGACTTCACCGCGTGCTGCGGCGTGATGTGGTCGGTCAGTGCCAGCGAGGCGCTCGCGCGCTGGTAGGTGAGCTGGGCGACCCGGACGTACAGGCAGTCGACGAGCATCAGGACGGAGTGCCGGCTGCTGATGCTCTCGGCCCGGAAGCTGGTCTCGGAGGAGGACGAGATGAGCCGGATGTCGGCGGTCCTGGACGGGGGGAGCGCGGGTCGGTGGTCAGGGCGATCGTGGTGGCGCCGCGCTCCTTGGCCATCTCGAACGGTTCGAGGGTCTCGCGGGTCGCCCCCGAGTGGGAGATGCCGATGGCCACGTCCGCCGGAGTGAGCAGGGCCGCGGAGGTGGCGGCCGCGTGCACCTCGGTCCAGCCGCGGACCGCGCAGCCGATGCGGAACAGCCGCGTCTCCGTCTCCTGGGTCACCGCGCCGCTGCCGCCGACTCCGTAGACGTCGATGCGCCGGGCGCGTGCCAGGGCCTGGGCCGCGCGCTCGAGCGCGTCGAGGTCGATCCGGTCGATGGTCTGCTGGATGGCCCGCAGATCCGCCGTGCCGACGACCTGGACGACCCGTTCGAGGCTGTCGTCGGGGGAGATGTCCGGGCCGATCTCGGCGGTGCCCCAGTCGGACACCTCGCCCCGGCCGCGCTCCTGGGCCAGTTCGATCAGCAGGTGCTGGTAGGAGTCCAGTCCGATGGCCCGGCAGAAACGGGTCACCGTCGCCTGGGAGGTGCCGGTGCGGCGGCCCAGCTCGGCGGCCGAGCAGTGGGTGACGGCGGCCGGATCCTCCAGGATCAGCTCGCCGACCTTCCGCAGGGAGCCCGCCAGCCGCGGCAACTCGGTGCGGATCAGTGTGGTGACGTCCGTGGGAGGCATGAGGAGAAGGTAGCAGCCACCCTCTGTCGCACGGATTGAATACCAGGACCCGATTGAACCCCGAGAACCGGCGTGATTTATTGATTCACCGATGGGGGAGTGTAGGGTGATTCAATCCATCAGTGGGGAGTGTGTCGCGTGTCCGTCGAGTCTGTGAGCGCCCAGGGGTTCGCGCGGGAGAGCCTCGCCGTCCTCCAGCACGTCATCGCATCCGCCCAGGGCGACGTGGCCGCCGCCGCGGACCTGGTCGCCGAGTGCGTACGCGCGGACGGTGTCGTCCAGGCCTTCGGCACGGGCCATTCGCAGGCCCTCGTCCTCGAACTCGCCGGCCGCGCGGGCGGACTGGTCCCCACCAACCGGCTGAGCATCGCCGACCTCGTCCTCTACGGCGGTGAAAACCCGGCCGTCCTCGACGACCCGCTCCTCGAACGCCGGGCCGGGGTGGCCGCCCGGCTCTACGACCTGGCCGCCCCGCATCCGCAGGACCTGTTCGTCGTCATCTCCAACTCCGGCGTCAACAACGTCATCGTGGAGATGGCCCTGCACGCCAAGGAACACGGCCACCGCGTCCTGGCCCTCACCTCCCTCGCCCACACCCGGGCCGTCCCCGCCGCCCATCCCAGCGGCCGGAAGCTCGCCGACATCGCCGACGTCGTCCTCGACAACGCGGCCCCGCGCGGCGACTCCCTGCTCGAACTCCCCGGCGGCGGCTCGGTCTGCGCCCTGTCCACGCTCACCGGCGTGATGCTGGTCCAGATGACGGTCGCCGAGGCGGCCGGCCGCCTCCTCGCCGCCGGCGAGCGCCCCCCGGTCTACGTCTCGGCCAACGTGCCCGGCGGCTTCGAGGCCAACCTGGAGCTGGAGAAGAAGTACGCGGGCCGGATCCGCCGCACGGCGAGCTGAACGGGACCGTACGAACGGCCGGGGTCCCCTGCGAAGGGACCCCGGCCGTTCTCGTCTCACTTCACGGGTACCGGCGTCAGTGCGACGGCCAGCGGATACGCACCTGCCGCGAGCGGCGCCCCGACGGCACCGGACGCCGTGTCGACCGGGACCAGGGCGCCCGCGTCGGCGGTGGTGACGTACGCCGTGCCGCCGTTCCAGTCCAGGGCGACGTCGAAGGCGGACCTCCCGACCCTCACCGTCCTGCCCGGGGCGCCGGTGACCGTGTCGACGGGCGTGACGGTGTCGCCGGTGCTGGGGCTGACCCACAGCGTCCGGCCGTCCGGCGACAGGGCGAGACCGTAGGCCTGGCCGGAGACCAGGAGGGTCGGCCCGGTGTCGTTCGTGGCCGTGTCGATCGGAGTGACCGTGGAGCCGCCGGAGTTGGACACGTACACCGTGCTGCCGTCGGGCGCGGCCACGATGTTGAAGGGACTCGGACCCACGGGGACGGCGGCACCGGCCTTCCGGGTGGCCAGGTCGACCGGGGTGACCGTGTTGTCCTTGATGTTGGGCACGTAGAGCGTGCGGCCGTCGGGCGTGATCGCCATGTTCTCGGGCCCGTTGCCGACCTGGACGGGCTCGCCCGTGGTGAGGGCGGCCGTGTCCACCGGCTGGACCGTGCCGTCCCCGTAGTTGGCGACCCAGAGGGTGCGGCCGTCGGGGGTGAGCGCGAGCCCGGCGGGGACCCGGCCGACCGGGACCGTGGCGGTGACCTTCCCCTGCGCCACGTCGATCACGCTGACCGTGTTCGAGCCCTGGTTGGCCGCGTAGGCGGTGCGCCCGTCCGCACTCGTCACGACCTCACCGGGATGGGCGCCGACGGCGATGTCCGTCGTCTTCTTCGACGACAGGTCGACGGAACTCACCGATGCCCCGCTGAAGTTGGCGGTCAGGGCTCTCGGTGTGCCGGTGCCGTCGGTGACCTGGACCGGGAGGGCGCGGTCGAGAACGCCCTCGCCCGACACGACGACCGAGCGCACTCCGGCGGACGCGCTCTCCCCGGCCTGGACGGTCACCGTCGCGGACGCGCTGCCCGCGGCCGGGACGGTCACGGTGCCCTGGGCGGGCGTGACGGTGACGCCGTCGGGGACGGTCAGCTTCCACGCGACCGTCCGGGCGGCGGTGTCGGAGAAGGAGAGCGTCACCTTCGCCGAGCCTCCCGGCTCCAGACTGACGGAACCGGGCGCGAACGCGGCGTCCACGCCCGGGTCGGGCGCGTTCTCGGTCATCGCCGTGTAGAGGAACCGGTCCATCACGCCCGGGGACACCTGCTGGGGCATCGCGTCGAGCTCCTTGCGCTGGGCCCTGAGCCGGTTCCAGTACGTGGTGACCGCCTCGCTGTCACCCCGCTTGCCGGCGAGCAGCAGGTCGACGGCCGTCTGCCCCGCGGTGCCGTAGCGGCCGAGCTTGTCCAGCCAGGCCGAGGTCTCCTGAAGGAACCCGGGGTTGTCGAGGCGGGTGCGGAGCGCGCCGGGCGTGGCGGCCATGTCGGCGAAGTACGACCGCAGCGCGGCGGCGGTGCGGTCGAGGCCGGAGTCCTCGTCGTAGGCCTTGCGGAACGCGGCGATGAGCGCGCTCAGCGTGGGGGACTCGGTCGCGTCGAGCTGGGACGAGTAGTTGTTCTCGGCGAAGATCCGCAACCACTTGGCGGCGTCCGGCCCGGCCAGGTCGCGGACGGAGGCGAGGAAGGCGGCCTTCGGGTCGTAGGCGTCCGGGTTCCACAGGTAGGCGGCGGAGGTGAACAGGGCGATGCGGCTCGCCTCACCCTGGACCATCGGGTTGGCGGTCACCCCGGCCGCCGCCTTCGCCACGCCGGGCTCGCGGCCGGTGTAGGGGCCGAGCAGCAGCCGGCTGGTGACGTAGTCGTTCACCGGGTAGTTGTCCCAGACCAGGATCGGATGGCCGTAGACCTCGCGGGCCTTGGTGACCTGGTCGGCGGTGATGGTGGGGGCGATCACCCCGACGCCGGTCCACTCCACGACCACGGACGGGTCCAGCTTCTCCCGCAGCGCCTTCTTGTAGGGGGAGTCGGCGAGGTCGGAATACTCGGTGGGGACCATCTCCAGCGGTTCCAGCCCGGGGTGGGTCGCGGAGAAGTCCCGCCACGCCCGGTTGAGCAGATGGGCCTGGGCCGTCCCGGCGGCGGCGCCGCCCGTGCCGAACTCCCGCTCGTCGGCAAGGCAGTTCCACTTGGTGTAGCTGATGTCGTCCAGCGGGATCGCGAAGGAGCGCACGCCGATCGCGTACATCGAGTCCAGCTTGCGGGTGAGGGCCTCGATGTCGGCGTCCGAGGAGTAGCAGACGGACAGCCCTGGGGAGAGGGCGTAGGTGAAGCGGACGTGGTTGGCGTCGGCCCGGCCGGCCAGTTCCGCGAGCCGCGCCAGCTCCGCGGGCGGGTACGCGTCGCGCCACCGGGCGCGCAGATAGGGGTCGTCCTTGGGGGAGTAGACGTAGGCGTTCTGCTTGGTGCGGCCGTAGAAGTCGAGCTGGTTCAGCCGCTCCGTGTGTGACCAGGGGGTGCCGTAGAAGCCCTCGATCACTCCGCGCAGGCTGGCGGTGGGCCAGTCCCGGACGGTCACCTCGGGTACGGTCCGGGTGACCAGCTGGCGCAGGGTCTGGGCGGCGTAGAAGGTGCCGGTGCGGTCGGCGCCGGACAGGGCGAGGAGGGTCCGGCCGTCCTCGCGGCCCGAGGCGAGGACATAGCCGCCGGAGGGCAGCCTGGCGGGGGACGGGGCGCCCAGCCGTTTCAGGGCCGAGGCCGTCGCGCTGCTCTCGCCCGGGCCGCCGAGGAAGACGGTGAAGCCGGCCTTCGCCAAAGGCTTCTCGACCGTCACGATCCGCTCGGCCCCGGCCTCCCGCAGGACCGTCTCGACGACCCGCCGGGCCGACGGGTCGGTCCCGCGGCCGACGACCGCCACGACTCGGTCGGGGACCGTGAGCCGGGCCGGCCCCGCGTGCAGGCTCTTCGGCTGCGGCCACACCTGGGGCAGGGCGGTCTTCGAGGGCCGGTCCGGTGCGGCGACCGCGCCCGGCACCGGCGGGAGGGCGAGGCCGGCGGCCAGCAACAGCGCGACGGCGGGCAGGCGCCGGAGCCGGCAGGGTCCAGGGGGTGGGAACACGGGTGCTCCTTCCGGATGCCGCGGGCATCGGCCCGGGCGAGAGAGGAAGAGGTGAATGGAGCCACCGAGTGATGCTAGAGATGCTGAATTGATCAATCAATGGGGCGTGGGGCCCGGCCAGGGGGAGAGGTGTCGCCGGTCTGATCTTGTGATCGGCGTCACATGAGGACTAGGGTGAAAGCGCTCGGGTCTCCTTCCGGTGAGGGAAGTGATCCCGGTGACCGTCGTCTGGGACGACATCGGCGGCCTCGTCGATGCCCATGAGCGTTTTCTGGCGGGCGCGCACGTCGAGGCGGACGTCCGGGGCCCCGTGCTGGACTCCTGGAAGCGGTGCCGGTCCGTGGGCCTGGAACCTCACCGGCTGACTCTCCCGTACACCCCGGACCTGACGCTGGACCACCGGTTCCTGCGCGCGGCCGACCCCGTCCTGAAGGACCTCACCGCCTCGCTCGCCGACGTCGGCATGACGATCGCGCTCTGCGACGCCCAGGGCCGCATGGTGCAGCGGCTCGGCGGCGAACGGCGGCTGCGCGAGCGACTCGACGAGGTCCGGTTCGCCCCCGGCTTCGACGCCTCCGAACCCGTCGCCGGCACCAACGGGGTGGGTACGGCGCTGGCCGAACGGGGAGCCGTCTACGTCGCCGGCCGTGAGCACTTCGCCGACTGTCTGGCACCGTTCGCCTGCGCGGGCGCGCCCGTGCGCGATCCCCTCAGCGGCCGTATCGAGGCCGTCCTCGACCTGACCTGTCTGCGCGGTGACGGCGACCCGGCCATGCTGCGGATGGTCCGCGACGCCGCCCGGGACATCGAGGCGCGGATGCTGGAGCAGGCCACGCAGCGGGAGCGGGCCCTGCTCGCCGCCTACCGCAGGGCCGGGGGCGACCCGGGTGGCTGGCCGCGACAGCCCGAGCACCGGCAACTCGACGACGGCGGACTCGACCTCGGGCGGATCGACCTGGCCGTGCTGCGCGAGAGGGCCGAGGAACTCATCGCCTCACCGCACCTCACGCTCGACGAGGTCACGCTCCCCGGCGGCCGGGCCGCGACCCTGCTGCGCCGCCAGGTCACGGGGCCGGACGGAGAGTCGGGCGTGGCGGTCGAGGTGCGCATCCTCGGCGGCCCGCGCCTGCGCCACGTCCGGGCGGGCGTCGCCGAGGCGGTCGCGCCGGCTGCCGCCGGGACGGTCGCACCACCGGTCGGTCCCGCACCGGTGGTCGCGCCGACCGGGACCGTGACGGTCCCGGCCCCAGGTCGCGCGGGCCTCCAGGACCTCGTACCGGCACCCCCGGGAACCGGATCGCGACCGCCGCGACCGCACCCCACGGCGGACCGCGACGGCGACAGCCGACTGCTGCTGGTGGGCGAGCCGGGCGTCGGGCGGCTGGCCGTACTGGCGCGCAGGCGGCTGGAGTTCCTGCACGACGCCGGGATCCGGATCGGCACCACCCTCGACGTCACGCGCACCGCCGAGGAACTGGTGGAGGTCACCGTGCCCCGGTTCGCCGACTTCGCCGCCGTGGACCTGCCCGATGTGGTGCTGCGCGGCGAGGAGCCGGGACCGCTCGGCGCCGAGACCCCGCTGCGCCGGGTCGCGCTGGGCGCCCTGCACGAGGAGTCCCAGCTGTACGGGGTCGGCGAGGTGGTGGAGTACGTGCCGTCCACGCCGCAGGCCCGCAGCCTGGAGACCAGGCAGTCGGTGCTCGAACCCGTGCTGGCCGAGGCGCGCGGCTGGATCGCCCAGGACCCGCCACGGCTGGAACGGGTGCTGGACGTCGGCATCCACTCCCTGATCACGGTGCCGCTGCGGGCCCGCGGCACGACCCTCGGCGTGGTCAGCTTCTACCGCTCCGAGAAGCCCGTGTCCTTCGAGGACGACGACCTCTACCTCGCCCAGGAACTGGTCGGCCGCGCGGCGATCTGCATCGACAACGCCCGCCGCTACACCCGTGAGCACGACACCGCCCTCGCCCTCCAGCGCAGCCTGCTGCCGAGGGGCCGGCCCGAACAGAGCGCCGTCGAGATCGCCTACCGCTACCTGCCCGCACATGAGGGCGTGGGCGGCGACTGGTTCGATGTCATCCCGCTGTCCGGCGCCCGCGTGGCCCTGGTCGTCGGCGACGTCGTCGGCCACGGCCTGCACGCCGCCGCCACCATGGGCCGGCTGCGCACCGCCGTGCACAACTTCTGTTCCCTGGACCTGCCCCCCGACGACCTCCTCACCCACCTCGACGACCTGGTCGCACGGCTGGACCGGGGCGAGGGCTGGGCGGTGGACAACACCCCCGACTCCGGCATCGTCGGAGCCACGTGTCTGTACGCCGTCTACGATCCGGTGTCCCGGCGCTGCACCCTCACCCGCGCCGGGCACCCGCTGCCCGCGGTCGTCGGCCCGGACGGCGATGTGGAGTTCGTCGACCTGCCCTCGGGGCCGCCGCTCGGCCTCGGCGGGCTGCCGTTCGAGACGGTCGAACTGGAGCTGGCCGAGGGCAGTCAGCTGGTGCTGTACACCGACGGTCTGATCGAGGACCGGACGCGGGACATCGACAGCGGCCTGGAGCTGCTGCGGTCCGTCCTGGCCCGGCCCGACCGGGCGCCGGAGGAGACCTGTGAGGCGGTCCTCGACGCACTGCTGCCGGCCCGCCCGAATGACGACGTGGCGCTGCTGGTCGCCCGGACCCACACGCTGGGGCCCGGGCAGGTCGCCGAGTGGGATGTGCCCAGCGACCCGGCCGCGGTCTCCCGCTCCCGCGCGGCCGTCACGGAGCAACTGGCCGCCTGGGGCCTTCAGGAGCTGGCCTTCACCACCGAACTCGTCGCCAGCGAGCTGGTCACCAACGCCATCCGGCACGCGACCGGCCCGGTGCGGCTGCGGCTGCTGCGGGACCGGGCGCTGATCTGCGAGGTCTCCGACGGCAGCAGTACCTCGCCCCGCCTGCGCCGCGCCCGTACCGAGGACGAGGGCGGCCGCGGCCTGTTCCTCGTCGCCCAGCTCACCGAGCGCTGGGGGACCCGCTACGCCCCCGACGGCAAGATCATCTGGACGGAGCAGCCGCTGCCGTGAGCCCGGCCCCGGCAGCCGGTGGACCGTTCCCGGCATGTTTCCGTCCGGACCATTGACGCGGCCCCCGAGGACTCCCACACTGGCCTGACTACGTAGTCATGAGCCGCCCACCCGTCAGCCAGTCACAGCTGACTACGTAGTCCAAGACCGTCAGACCCCGGGAGCGCGCATGTCCGCCAGCGGAGCCGAAGGAGGCCCCACGGCCACCGGTGGGCGCCGCCGGCGTGGCCCCGGGATGACCGAGGTCGCGCGGGCCGCCGGGGTCTCGCAGAAGACGGTGTCGCGGGTCGTCAACGGCGAACCGCACGTCAGCCCGGAGGTGCGCGACCGCGTCCTGAGGACCATCCGCGAACTGGACTACCGTCCCAACACCGCCGCCCGCGCCCTGCTCCTCGGCCGCTACCGCCGGATCGGCGTGGTCTCGCTGGGCAGTTCGCTCTACGGCCCGTCGACCCTGCTCATCGCCCTGGAGCGGGCGATGCAGCGCGCCGGGTACTCCGTCGCCCTGGCCAGCACCCTGGAAGGGCAGGGAGTTTCGGCCGCCGTGGACGCGTTGCTGGAGCAGGGCGTGGACGGCATCGTGCTGTCCGAGCCCATCGACGACGGCACGCCGTTCAGACTGAGCGCGGACGTGCCGGTGGTCAGTCTCGGTGAGGGCGTGGAGCTGACGCCGGGCACGAGTGCCGTGGTCGGCGGCGACGGTGTCGCGGCCGCCCGGATCGCCACCGAGCACCTGCTCTCCCTGGGGCACCGCACCGTCTGGCACCTGCCCGGCCCGCAGGACTGGTGGGCCGCCCGCGACCGCCTGCGCGGCTGGCGCGAGGCCCTGGCCGCCGCCGGCGCACCCGAGCCGCCCCTGCCGTCACCGGGCGACTGGAGCCCGGCCTCCGGCTACGCCGCCGGACGGCAGCTCGCCGGACTCTCCGACGTCACGGCCGTGTTCGCCGCCAACGACGACATGGCCATCGGCGCCCTGCGCGCGTTCGCCGACGCGGGCCGCGCCGTCCCCGGCGACGTCAGTGTCGTCGGCTACGACGACATCCCCGCCGCCGCCTATCTCTGCCCGCCGCTGACCACCGTCCGGCAGAACTTCGCCGCCGTCGCCGACCGCGCCGTC encodes the following:
- a CDS encoding LacI family DNA-binding transcriptional regulator is translated as MTEVARAAGVSQKTVSRVVNGEPHVSPEVRDRVLRTIRELDYRPNTAARALLLGRYRRIGVVSLGSSLYGPSTLLIALERAMQRAGYSVALASTLEGQGVSAAVDALLEQGVDGIVLSEPIDDGTPFRLSADVPVVSLGEGVELTPGTSAVVGGDGVAAARIATEHLLSLGHRTVWHLPGPQDWWAARDRLRGWREALAAAGAPEPPLPSPGDWSPASGYAAGRQLAGLSDVTAVFAANDDMAIGALRAFADAGRAVPGDVSVVGYDDIPAAAYLCPPLTTVRQNFAAVADRAVDVLIALIEGRPAPDEQSGQAVELTVRASTGPVRDPGPAPHPAPAP